The following are encoded together in the Neospora caninum Liverpool complete genome, chromosome IV genome:
- a CDS encoding putative ATP-dependent helicase → MSSRRFAHAAAMEGPEPPADSRYSSGVAPEPQRGGGAPSRRGRGDFGRSGAHAFSKDAAASFASSRNGPSSTPAPGPQTAYPSGRPGPPSQPRRQASTAPHAVPSSPLCGSPAAPVPAAAFASVRDQPDSVDKLFGGMGNPQFNKYIVDDENLLHFYGIRQAVLRPVVHEDCSRGGASATPSPSPPKNARRGKESNQNQFFKASLSWTIAGNRKIQTEGIGRSKKDAKKEAVKALLGQLGPVTLHEYEQVTRCLFASLRGKIHGKQASFPGGNEHRFMWTFMSGGEEVRIESTGRGNSSCEAEIAAMQDMYLKVLKYKDCQTEEREKINRQVTQARQQQAAETRGKGNHGAHLSKQDAGEINQQHHNLTTRNQIKPTETIAVSAEGYRCNLEWRWTGRDGRSRTLSVVGIGSSKPLARATAALQMMADAGFVEHVEAPDRQAARSLLNLVAERPEGKVYVAKACALLEATTSAVWRLFLPTVWRMALAENERSLIDALLQTLKTVTASASDEASPSPASGSRAMPPDVWEMLLDECTVLTNCNFGQAVLHELGDVKLEQSYFPSPLARQYFQNYRLMLALEWQAQLAAGIEDRKAYGDMFEGKHMVLNCKSAAMPVFSLGTTLKAEDREFLANVQFREDDCVLLRPFEEQRNSEDSWRKCFVGVVTSVKSDSVNFNVNVRLASGEGAKHAAILTCRRFKLYYLTPAVTHDRMVEALRSLTMHRMPVSHSTSSYAFTPEIRYLLLHTGEPPAKDVAGRGPVPLLSDVDPSHFDPLHRLNELADAQMFSAASFANRDEAAVVGASALQHTKKQRLQQSYVAANNPPSLLLSQVALQARNQLASDRNDFGTPSPETDLTDVVLPTGLPLTRPQKAACLSALTNRLTLVQGPPGTGKTHVACAIIDAWQRNDPSKKILAVADSNVAADNLMEGLSARGIRSVRVGNGSESDLQEEAIADLGRYRDYVRLKQNGMYGEAKTVRMALFREAIRRQPVIIATCVGSGHEMFDDLVFPRVIIDEGAQAIEPSNLIPLARGCRNFVLIGDHKQLPPTILSPEAASRGLDVSLLERFVGSGIAPIQLLDEQRRMHPSIAYFPNLQFYDGKIQSRDVDDRNRPPVAGFRWPSQNSRVCLVDISAAGLSGSEASQGTSKYSAAEIDPIIAILQSVANEGSVLPSQIGVLTPYDAQKARLRKAINETFEPPACYQIEVDSVDGFQGKEKDLIIFSAVRSNARGEIGFLRDPRRMNVMLTRAKRGVIVVGDQLTLWNDATNWRPWIQWVGSMRSIVPITRLNDHLDAPRYALPAQGAPGGNLPRSASFAARQGAGAARGGGAAGQVFVPQGFQCDFHTTGASQFDRTFAQSQSPAKKAAEEEEEREVRHRGNQREGARRGKRWTDWTD, encoded by the exons ATGAGCAGTCGCAGATTCGCGCACGCAGCGGCGATGGAGGGCCCTGAGCCGCCCGCGGATTCGCGCTACTCGTCTGGCGTCGCTCCGGAGCCCCAGCGCGGTGGCGGCGCGCCctcgcggcgaggccgcggcgACTTTGGAAGATCGGGCGCTCACGCCTTCTCGAAGGAtgccgccgcctccttcgcttcctcgcgcaATGGACCGTCCTCGACGCCGGCGCCCGGCCCGCAGACTGCGTATCCCTCTGGACGCCCTGGGCCTCCTTCGCAGCCCCGCCGCCAGGCCTCTACCgccccgcatgcagttccctcgtctcctctctgcgggtCGCCGGCTGCTCCGGTCCCCGCtgcggccttcgcgtctgTGCGGGACCAGCCCGACTCGGTCGACAAGCTATTCGGGGGCATGGGAAATCCGCAGTTCAACAAATACATCGTCGACGACGAGAACCTGCTGCATTTCTACGGCATCCGACAAGCG GTGCTTCGGCCGGTCGTCCACGAGGACTGCTCTCGAGGCGGGGCGTCTGcgacgccgtcgccctcgccgccaaAGAATGCGCGACGCGGCAAAGAGTCGAATCAGAATCAGTTCTTCAAAGCGTCCCTCTCCTGGACCATCGCGGGCAATCGAAAGATCCAAACGGAGGGCATTGGCAGGTCGAAGAAAGATgcaaagaaggaagccgTCAAGGCACTCCTCGGCCAACTCGGGCCTGTCACGCTCCAC GAGTATGAACAAGTGACgaggtgtctcttcgcgtcgcTTAGGGGCAAGATACACGGCAAACAAGCGTCGTTCCCAGGAGGCAACG AACACCGATTTATGTGGACCTTCATGtcgggcggcgaagaagtgaGGATCGAGTCAACGGGCCGAGGAAACAGCTCGTGCGAGGCAGAGATCGCCGCCATGCAAGACATGTACCTCAAAGTGCTGAAG TACAAAGACTGCCAGActgaggagcgcgagaagatCAATCGACAGGTGACTCAAGCCCGCCAGCAGCAGGCAGCTGAAACTCGCGGGAAAGGAAACCACGGCGCACACTTGTCCAAGCAAGACGCTGGAGAAATCAATCAGCAGCACCACAACCTGACCACAAGAAACCAAATCAAA CCCACAGAGACGATCGCGGTGTCTGCGGAGGGCTACCGCTGCAATCTGGAGTGGCGATGGACGGGGCGGGATGGACGGAGCCGGACG ctttcCGTCGTCGGCATCGGGTCGTCGAAGCCGCTAGCGCGCGCCACTGCGGCTCTGCAGATGATGGCCGACGCTGGCTTCGTTGAGCACGTCGAGGCGCCGGACCGGCAGGCCGCTCGCAGCCTCTTGAATCTCGTCGCAGAACGACCG GAAGGAAAAGTGTATGTGGCCAAGGCCTGCGCGTTGCTTGAGGCGACTACCAGTGCCGTCTGGCGGCTGTTTCTCCCCACAGTGTGGCGCATGGCCCTTGCAGAGAACGAACGATCTCTCATCGACGCACTCCTGCAAACGCTGAAGACCGTGACTGCGTCGGCCTCAG ATGaagcctcgccgtcgcctgccaGTGGAAGTCGCGCGATGCCGCCGGACGTCTGGGAGATGCTGCTCGACGAATGCACGGTGCTCACCAACTGCAATTTCGGACAG GCTGTGTTGCACGAGCTAGGCGACGTGAAGCTGGAGCAGAGCTACTTCCCGTCCCCGCTGGCCAGGCAGTACTTCCAGAATTATCG CCTGATGCTCGCGCTGGAGTGGCAAGCGCAACTGGCCGCAGGGATCGAGGACCGGAAAGCTTACGGAGACATGTTCGAAGGAAAGCACATGGTTCTCAACTGCAAGTCCGCCGCCATGCCTGTCTTCTCACTCGGTACCACTCTCAAAG CGGAAGACCGGGAGTTCCTCGCCAACGTGCAATTCCGGGAAGATGACTGCGTGCTGCTACGCCCCTTCGAGGAGCAGCGGAACTCCGAAGATTCTTGG CGGAAGTGCTTCGTGGGCGTAGTGACGAGCgtgaagagcgacagcgTGAACTTCAACGTCAACGTCCGACTCGCATCAGGCGAGGGCGCCAAGCACGCGGCCATCCTCA CCTGCCGCCGATTCAAGCTCTACTACCTCACCCCTGCGGTCACACACGATCGGATGgtggaggcgctgcggagCCTCACCATGCACAGAATGCCCGTCTCG CACTCAACCTCCTCATACGCCTTCACCCCTGAGATTCGCTACTTGCTCCTCCACACCGGAGAGCCGCCGGCGAAGGACGTGGCTGGCC GTGGTCCGGTGCCGCTGTTGAGTGACGTGGATCCTTCGCACTTCGATCCGCTTCATCGGCTGAACGAGCTCGCAGATGCCCAGATGTTTAGCGCGGCCTCGTTTGCCAATCGCGACGAGGCGGCTGTCGTCGGAGCGTCCGCGCTGCAACACACAAAGAAACAGCGACTTCAGCAGTCTTACGTGGCTGCGAACAATccgccttcgctccttcTTTCGCAAGTG GCCTTGCAAGCTCGGAATCAACTGGCGTCAGATAGGAACGATTTCGGGACGCCCTCGCCGGAAACCGATTTGACTGACGTCGTGCTGCCTACGGGTCTCCCTCTGACGCGGCCTCAGAAGGCGGCGTGCCTGTCGGCTCTCACCAACCGTCTCACGCTCGTTCAAG GGCCCCCCGGCACCGGGAAGACGCACGTCGCCTGCGCCATCATCGACGCGTGGCAGCGGAACGATCCCTCGAAGAAAATTCTCGCGGTTGCCGATAGCAACGTTGCAG CGGATAACCTGATGGAGGGTCTGAGCGCCCGCGGAATTCGCAGCGTGCGTGTGGGGAACGGCAGCGAGTCGGATCTCCAGGAGGAGGCGATTGCAG ATTTAGGCCGATACCGCGACTACGTGCGCCTGAAGCAGAACGGCATGTacggggaggcgaagaccgTTCGCATGGCGCTCTTCAGAGAGGCGATTCGCCGACAGCCCGTCATCATCGCGACGTGTGTGGGAAGCGGCCACGAGATGTTTGACGATCTCGTGTTTCCGCGAGTCATCATTGACGAGGGGGCCCAGGCGATCG AGCCGTCGAACTTGATTCCGCTTGCCCGCGGATGTCGAAACTTTGTGTTGATTGGAGACCACAAACAACTTCCGCCCAccattctctctcccgagGCAGCTTCTCGAGG ACTGGATGTGTCGCTTTTGGAGCGTTTCGTGGGAAGCGGCATCGCGCCCATCCAACTTCTGGATGAgcagcggcgcatgcatccgTCCATCGCCTACTTCCCGAACCTCCAGTTCTACGATGGAAAAATTCAAAGCAGAG ACGTTGACGACCGAAATCGACCGCCCGTCGCCGGCTTCCGCTGGCCTTCGCAGAACAGTCGCGTTTGCCTCGTTGACATCTCAGCGGCGGGTCTCTCGGGCTCTGAGGCCTCTCAGGGCACTTCGAAATACAGCGCAGC ggaaaTCGATCCGATCATCGCGATCCTGCAGTCGGTGGCGAATGAGGGGAGCGTCTTGCCTTCTCAGATTGGCGTCCTAACCCCGTACGACGCCCAAAAGGCTCGGCTACGGAAGGCCATCAACGAAACGTTT GAGCCCCCGGCCTGCTACCAAATTGAAGTGGACAGTGTGGACGGCTTTCAGGGTAAGGAAAAGGATTTGATTATTTTCAGCGCGGTCAGGTCAAACGCCCGAGGCGAAATCGGATTCCTCCGAGACCCGCGCCGAATGAATGTGATGCTCACCCGCGCGAAACGCGGCGTCATTGTCGTCGGCGACCAGCTAACACTCTG GAACGACGCAACGAACTGGCGACCGTGGATTCAATGGGTTGGCAGCAT GCGCTCCATCGTGCCGATTACCCGGCTGAACGATCATCTGGACGCCCCTCGGTACGCGCTGCCTGCACAGGGCGCTCCGGGCGGGAACCTCCCgcgctccgcctccttcgccgcgCGGCAAGGCGCGGGAGctgcgcgcggcggcggcgctgccgGACAGGTTTTCGTTCCGCAGGGGTTTCAGTGCGACTTCCACACGACCGGCGCGAGTCAGTTCGATCGGACCTTCGCTCAGTCGCAGAGCCCCGCCAAGAAGgccgcggaggaagaggaggaacgcgaggtcagacacagaggaaaccaaagggaaggagcgaggcgagggaagaggtgGACGGACTGGACGGACTAG
- a CDS encoding putative SAC3/GANP family protein translates to MQLFLQESTGASDGEGAASAEKGASTSFFVGKLYGYCSEEEMLDKQQVCTTSDFERLEATVVGDPEARIINPYLAVASFRRSDAGKPFHPISTRPAVWCRRTVHHLLTYSVDADLTNPAAVDAHEANRLPSKPYLYSRQGRGYAFLDVYNFLRDRLRACWQHLTVQHVQKHRASIETLEISFRFLIFAEEQLANNPGFDRVSNQGLMQTCLDKLMHGYEAVRSFRAKRDFHVYEQKCREAAASQPAAGAFPLIDILVYQSRYEGEFWGYRILSLMSSSGSERALVGILQRLPPDLLSHECVRFALAVFAAFRSANVRRYVQLMRTGKFLCGVLMNKFANFARARALRHLVSSRLVHDEKHPITLERMRRLLGFDGEPDDSFFSFLSFFSLRVERGNPRGEVYCYFGELKKSLLQDLSNYRKVRAATFPSAFLKQPRGLSRQQLLDPDYPAPEGGDAAPAAPPLPFPSTPLAPAQASAPRAAPVEPLHVSPSQTLACGQSAGATVGASDERFLSATPAPPPASSLFGSSSQPSAGRVASKAPGASLFSSSLCPSSLPSASALPPPVSASSLSPACVFPAKTASVPAEPEKHRQGSESAGGRVPGLQPAEGRSSLSRSPTADQAERLSASSLFPESRALPAAPFPQPPRGSADPASGAEPASLCGGVEPCATLRISPPASPLPLTPSLLSPLPQPAASSAETEPGTAGRAEGSGEPGTDLGTGELHPARGRERSALSVEANAERRSSCPPPSPFSSRMEGEESGDAETEKERDGDDRGKAPEREGEDEAASDTEGLDEERGTEREGRTEGEQARRLKEVGVLRSKAFGGPRKSHEREEKQREAERRRREEEQRRQEAQRRQEAQRRQEEQRQKEEEIKRLSGEDGDWWLTLVGLNAWREGRERVDALRAVLTPRALDPQRQEEGKRGRLSVASLSAAASPTGKAVRAGSRESRRRSPSSSRKQSTEADDETEAADEAELQELENVLFFARDHPVKKQKTEEPLACAGSTRQRPATSQQSQTSLVLPCVCSPVSPDAASPLRRRPSLSRSQETTAGAGGLSPFSRHQQALVVWREERRRKRKDELAGSGARPQTQPTLGALVATVVRRRGAPRVSPPYAPGDSRDSEGLESRRPPPIGVKPRSTEAADRSYGGGEEELEGEERGTDALGVFAKFVFFTSAWLLLDGQPLPRDPVFQHVSNGAAGGSHARPPLLLESGRSGGDRWLDRDEDTIELRPDSAVSPDTLASSMVALALSLGPGRQRQAESGTPSSSFSRDGRLSLSGRVAFALSSPAVVQRQGHRKEKAAQELVVPSTVFLWPASQEGQREAWSMSPSVSSVSPPVYTCLHVVGCRWAVARSTTSAAAPELPFSSCSPDRRRLRRAGETDACAGVSDAYPSRQPEGEPFFLREQEAVAGTTGVFLTLPFSIAVTGPQTVFCAFQGRERTSRASAFSFFCPRRAVPEANAGEGDGPSSSGSWAPVFWEDLEPVCVSRGDRGEGRCRDEAEENARAKQMWREILSRLVSFVPRFGTDDQSLCSDRAPASRSPSATYQEDASEGSRGATRKEGSGAPHEIATPPVRLLFTLVVPLHCVRRSRGGRERTRPDCQEPAEDAAGGEPRIDGRVEEEAQGLVAVALRRRLAAIAADPEGWTDADTRERAMALLASPLVQFTCAGYLPLSRALLASSPLASYPSVASSCQCRLASCSRLLPAFRWVHRAIRSMTRRSLESRRLRFLPRPSSLPLSDVLLSQWNLHLRSFLSSALSASRHGETRDTNEGYTEDEEERAAVSFSTGLREDERRGYREDGNAGVGFVQALRAASSLHASLRRVTNTIKDVENIIRRQTAESQWRLPPAEWWLANEASRESPGDEIDSEQARAGRGARGRDGRKGANARSCQREDPRPVERRESECLAARKAERRLVDPVTGRPLLDHEKDLLVQHELCFLALVGDVDKVRDEAERNGGRDNATALYRSEDGLDAGLQARYTRENALQILRVFRRKVKEKGKQVKRLLSSTAKPGDGFSPDRDDAFVTWGQIAKSGRTVREICDALRLQAASLFHLPEYKPRCPTGQRRGLASVAHLLVPSPMESLLLPAAAEPWEGLPVPLHVVDPDEWLPVLGSERDEEAEQEAKRDRKESQTSNSDRKEGAVCAFREKEGKAGRLSTSGMLAAPTGRQETSAVVSLSAGTGDFLLEQDPRSGGRAQALQEMTDGKRGDPTGWRRERDEEGCKRSATLLTSLIESAKRCRLDLEVEKQETDEVIRYIVGSKA, encoded by the exons ATGCAACTCTTCCTGCAAGAGAGCACAGGCGCGAGTgacggggaaggcgccgcctcagcagagaaaggcgcgtcCACGTCCTTCTTCGTTGGAAAACTGTACGGCTACTGTAGCGAAGAGGAGATGCTTGACAAGCAACAAGTTTGCACAACCAGCGATTTCGAAAGGCTAGAGGCGACCGTCGTCGGAGACCCTGAGGCGCGAATC ATCAATCCGTACCTCGCCGTTGCCTCGTTCCGCCGGAGCGATGCCGGGAAGCCGTTCCACCCAATCAGCACGCGGCCTGCGGTGTGGTGCCGACGCACAGTGCACCACCTCCTCACGTACTCAGTCGACGCGGACCTCACGAATCCCGCGGCTGTCGACGCTCATGAGGCGAACCGTCTGCCGAGCAAACCGTACCTGTACTCGCGTCAGGGGCGCGGCTACGCCTTTCTGGATGTCTACAACTTTCTGCGTGACCGCCTTCGCGCATGTTGGCAACACTTGACCGTGCAGCACGTCCAAAAGCACCGCGCGTCGATTGAGACGCTCGAGATCTCGTTCCGCTTCCTCATCTTCGCGGAGGAACAGCTGGCGAACAACCCCGGCTTCGACCGCGTCTCCAATCAGGGCCTTATGCAAACCTGCCTTGACAAGCTGATGCACGGCTACGAGGCCGTTCGGTCCTTCCGGGCGAAGCGCGACTTCCACGTCTACGAGCAAAAGTGCCGCGAGGCTGCCGCGAGTCAGCCCGCCGCTGGCGCCTTCCCGCTGATCGACATCCTCGTCTACCAGAGCCGGTACGAGGGCGAGTTCTGGGGCTACCGCATCTTGTCGCTCATGAGTTCGAGCGGCAGCGAACGCGCCTTGGTCGGCATCCTGCAGCGTCTCCCGCCGGACCTGCTCAGCCACGAGTGCGTGCGGTttgccctcgccgtcttcgcggcCTTCAGATCGGCGAACGTTCGCCGGTACGTCCAGCTGATGCGAACTGGGAAGTTCCTCTGCGGCGTACTCATGAACAAATTCGCCAACTttgcgcgcgcacgcgctcTCCGACACCTCGTCTCGAGCCGCCTCGTCCACGATGAGAAACACCCCATCACACtcgagcgcatgcgcaggcTCCTTGGCTTCGACGGCGAACCTg ATGactcctttttttcgtttctttcgtttttttcgctgcgcGTGGAGAGGGGGAACCCACGCGGCGAGGTCTACTGCTACTTTGGAGAGCTGAAGAAATCGCTGCTTCAGGATTTGTCCAACTACCGAAAGGTCCGGGCTGCCACGTTCCCGTCTGCGTTCCTCAAGCAGCCTCGGGGTCTCTCGCGCCAGCAACTCCTCGACCCAGACTACCCGGCACcggagggcggcgacgcggcgcctgccgcgcctccACTGCCTTTTCCCTCAACTCCGCTCGCGCCGGCGCAAGCGTCAGCTCCTCGAGCCGCGCCTGTTGAGCCTCTGCATGTCTCCCCGTCCCAAACCCTCGCATGTGGCCAGTCTGCAGGGGCGACTGTGGGCGCGAGCGACGAGCGGTTTCTCTCGGCGacgccagcgccgcctccagCGTCGAGTTTGTTtggctcttcctcgcagccGTCGGCCGGCAGGGTGGCAAGCAAGGCTCcgggtgcgtctctcttttcctcgtctctctgtccgtcttccctgccttccgcctctgctctCCCACCGCCTGTGAgtgcttcttccctttcgcctGCGTGCGTCTTTCCTGCGAAAACGGCGTCTGTTCCGGCGGAACCTGAGAAACACCGGCAAGGCAGCGAGAGCGCGGGAGGGCGCGTGCCTGGTTTGCAGCCAGCTGAGGGTCGGTCGTCCCTCTCGCGGTCGCCGACAGCCGACCAGGCTgagcgcctctctgcttcgtctttgtTTCCCGAGTCGCGAGCGCTTCCCGCAGCACCGTTTCCGCAGCCCCCACGCGGCTCTGCAGACCCTGCGAGCGGAGCAGAGCCTGCGAGTCTCTGTGGGGGCGTGGAGCCGTGCGCGACACTCCGCATTTCCccccctgcctcgcctctgccgctgacgccttccctcctttcgCCCCTCCCGCAGCCGGCGGCGAGctctgcggagacagagccggGAACGGCGGGGCGCGCAGAAGGGTCGGGGGAGCCGGGGACGGATCTCGGAACGGGCGAGTTGCATCcggcgagaggccgagagcgcTCGGCGCTGTCTGTGGAGGCGAACGCCGAACGCCGCAGCTCTTGTCCTCCGCCTTcacccttttcctctcgcatggagggagaagaatcgggagacgcagagactgAGAAGGAGCGGGACGGAGACGATCGCGGAAAGGCgccggagcgagaaggcgaggacgaggcggcgtcTGACACAGAGGGATTGGACGAAGAAcgggggacagagagagaaggccgaacTGAGGGAGAGCAGGCACGAAGACTGAAGGAGGTCGGTGTGCTGCGTAGCAAGGCTTTCGGCGGGCCTCGGAAGAgccacgaaagagaagagaaacaaagggaagccgagagacgaagacgggaagaggaacagagacggcaagaggcacagagacggcaagaggcacagaggcgacaagaagaacagaggcagaaagaagaagaaatcaAGCGCCTCTcaggagaggacggcgactGGTGGCTGACACTCGTTGGATTGAACGcgtggcgagaaggac GCGAACGCGTAGACGCCCTACGCGCGGTCCTGACGCCCCGTGCTCTCGACCCTcagcgacaggaagaagggaaaagagggagactCTCCGTGGCATCGCTGTCGGCGGCCGCGAGCCCCACGGGAAAAGCCGTTCGTgcaggcagcagagagagcaggcgTCGGTCTCCTTCCTCAAGCAGGAAACAGAGCACGGAGGCGGACGACGAGACTGAGGCggccgacgaggcggaaCTTCAAGAGTTAGAGAACGTCTTGTTCTTCGCTCGTGACCATCCagtgaagaagcagaagacggaagagccACTGGCGTGTGCGGGATCGACCCGGCAACGGCCGGCGACTTCTCAGCAGAGCCAAACCTCGCTCGTTCTTCCCTGCGTTtgctcgcctgtctcccccgatgcggcctctcctcttcggcgacgtccttccctttcccgtTCTCAAGAGACGACAGCGGGTGCGGGcggtctgtctcctttctcgcgacACCAGCAGGCGCTTGTCGTTTGgcgcgaagaacggaggcgaaagaggaaggacgagcTAGCAGGCTCGGGGGCGCGTCCGCAGACACAACCGACGCTCGGCGCCCTCGTTGCTACGGTCGTTCGCCGACGCGGCGCGCCTAGAGTGTCTCCGCCGTACGCGCCGGGGGACAGCCGCGACAGCGAGGGCCTGGAGAGCCGTCGGCCGCCGCCGATCGGCGTGAAGCCCAGATCAACGGAGGCGGCAGATCGAAGCtacggcggaggcgaagaagagctggaaggcgaagagagaggaaccgaTGCTTTGGGTGTTTTCGCGAAattcgtcttcttcacttctgCGTGGCTTCTCCTCGATGGCcagccgctgcctcgcgaTCCGGTTTTCCAGCATGTCTCGAACGGCGCAGCGGGAGGCAGTCATGCGCGCCCGCCTTTGCTTCTGGAGTCCGGCCGATCGGGGGGCGATCGATGGCTAGaccgagacgaagacacgATTGAACTGCGGCCGGACAGTGCAGTCAGCCCCGACACACTCGCCTCGTCCATGGTGGCGCTTGCCCTATCCTTGGGTCCCGGccgccagagacaggcggagTCAGGAactccgtcctcttcgttctcgcgAGACGGGCGTCTTTCGCTGTCTGGGCGAGTCGCgttcgcgctctcttctcccgcggtGGTACAGCGACAGGGACATcgaaaggaaaaggccgCGCAGGAGCTTGTGGTACCCAGCACAGTCTTCCTCTGGCCTGCTAGTCAGgagggacagcgagaagcATGGAGCATGTCTCCGTCggtctcttctgtgtcgcctccAGTGTACACGTGCTTGCATGTCGTTGGCTGTCGCTGGGCAGTCGCCAGGAGCACGACGAGCGCGGCCGCGCCAGagttgcctttctcgtcgtgTTCACCCGACCGGAGAAGGCTGCGGCGAgccggagagacggacgccTGCGCGGGGGTATCCGACGCCTACCCGAGCCGCCAGCCTGAGGGAGAgccgttttttctcagggAACAAGAAGCCGTGGCAGGCACGACAGGCGTGTTCTTGACGCTTCCCTTCTCGATAGCGGTTACGGGCCCCCAGACTGTGTTTTGTGCGTTCCAAGGGCGAGAGCGTACATCGAGggcgtctgccttctcgttcttctgtcCTCGCCGCGCGGTCCCAGAAGCGAAcgccggagaaggcgacggcccGTCGTCTTCCGGCTCCTGGGCCCCGGTTTTCTGGGAAGATTTGGAgccggtgtgtgtgtctcgtggCGACCGGGGAGAAGGCAGGTGCCGGGACGAAgccgaggaaaacgcgagggcaAAGCAGATGTGGAGAGAGATCTTGAGTCGTCTTGTTTCCTTCGTGCCGCGATTTGGTACTGATGACCAGTCCCTCTGTTCCGACCGGGCACCAGCCTCCCGGTCGCCCTCAGCGACGTACCAAGAAGACGCCAGCGAGGGCTCTCGGGGGGCGACCCGCAAGGAGGGCTCAGGAGCTCCTCACGAAATCGCGACGCCGCCcgtgcgcctcctcttcacTCTCGTCGTCCCTCTGCATTGCGTGCGACGGTCCCGGggcgggcgagagcgaacgcGACCGGACTGTCAAGAGccggcagaagacgcggcaggAGGCGAGCCGCGCATTGACGGCAGAGTCGAAGAGGAAGCTCAAGGCTTGGTGGCTGTGGCGCTTCGCCGGCGCTTGGCGGCGATAGCCGCTGACCCAGAGGGCTGGACCGACGCGGACACTCG GGAACGGGCGATGGCCCTTCTTGCCTCCCCCCTCGTTCAATTCACGTGTGCAGGGtatcttcctctctcccgcgcgcttctcgcttcttcccctcttgcCTCTTACCCTtccgtcgcgtcttcctgccAGTGCCGGCTCGCTTCTTGCTCCCGCCTCCTTCCAGCGTTCCGCTGGGTGCATCGCGCGATCAGATCGATGACCAGGCGATCCCTCGAGTCGCGCaggcttcgttttcttcctcgtccttcgtcgcttcctctctccgacgTGCTGCTCTCTCAGTGGAACCTTCATCTCcggtcgtttctctcttcggctcTTTCAGCGAGTCGGCACGGGGAAACTCGAGACACGAACGAAGGATAtacagaagacgaggaagaacgcgccgCGGTTTCCTTCAGCACGGGGTTGAGAGAGgatgagagaagaggataccgagaagacggaaacgcggGCGTCGGTTTCGTACAGGCCCTCCGAGCTGCCTCTTCGTTGCACGCGTCGCTTCGCCGCGTCACCAATACCATAAAAGATGTAGAAAACATCATTCGCCGTCAGACGGCTGAGTCGCAGTGGCGCCTGCCTCCGGCTGAGTGGTGGTTAGCGAACGAAGCGTCGAGGGAGTCCCCTGGAGACGAGATAGACTCCGAACAGGCGCGCGCTGGCAGGGGCGCGCGTGGACGAGACGGCAGGAAGGGTGCAAATGCGAGAAGCTGTCAACGAGAGGATCCTCGTCCAgtcgagaggagggagagcgagTGTTTGGCAgcaagaaaggcagagaggagacttGTGGACCCGGTGACAGGGCGTCCTCTTCTTGACCACGAGAAGGACTTGCTGGTCCAGCACGAActgtgtttcctcgctctcgtcggAGACGTCGACAAGGTGCGTGACGAAGCGGAAAGGAACGGCGGGAGGGATAATGCTACAGCGCTCTACCGGTCAGAGGATGGGCTCGACGCTGGTTTGCAAGCGCGCTACacccgagaaaacgcgctccAGATCCTACGAGTGTTCCGTCGCAAagtgaaagagaaaggcaagcagGTCAAGCGTCTTCTGTCAAGCACAGCCAAGCCCGGTGACGGATTCTCGCCCGACCGCGACGACGCCTTTGTTACGTGGGGACAGATAGCCAAGTCAGGGCGAACCGTACGAGAGATCTGTGACGCTCTGCGGCTTCAGGCGGCGTCCCTTTTCCACTTGcccgaatataagccgagATGCCCAACAGGGCAGAGACGGGGCCTTGCCTCGGTCGCGCATCTCCTCGTGCCTAGCCCGATGGAGAGTCTTCTGCTCCCAGCGGCTGCAGAGCCGTGGGAGGGCCTTCCAGTCCCTCTGCATGTCGTGGATCCGGACGAGTGGCTGCCAGTCCTCGGGTCGGAGCGTGATGAAGAAGCTGAGCAAGAAGCTaaacgagacaggaaagaaagccaAACATCTAATTCAGATCGCAAGGAAGGGGCAGTTTGCGCTTTccgcgaaaaggaagggaaggcaggTCGCCTCTCGACCTCGGGTATGCTGGCGGCACCAACCGGTAGGCAGGAGACAAGCGcggttgtctctctgtctgctgGTACGGGTGACTTTTTGCTGGAGCAGGATCCTCGATCAGGAGGGCGAGCGCAAGCGTTGCAAGAAATGACAGATGGGAAACGCGGGGATCCAACAGGgtggcgaagagagagagacgaagaaggctgcAAACGAAGCGCCACGTTACTCACATCTCTCATTGAGTCCGCCAAACGCTGTCGACTGGACCTGGAAGTcgagaagcaggagacagacgaggtCATCAGATACATTGTCGGGTCTAAGGCATAG